A genome region from Pseudomonas sp. N3-W includes the following:
- the waaF gene encoding lipopolysaccharide heptosyltransferase II: MNILIVGPSWVGDMVMAQTLFQCLKQRHPQCEIDVLAPEWSRPILERMPQVRQALSFPLGHGALELATRRRIGKSLAGQYDQAILLPNSLKSALVPFFAGIPKRTGWRGEFRYGLLNDVRKLDKERYPLMIERFMALAYEPGADLPTPYPRPSLQIDPVTREAALAKFGLALDRPVLALCPGAEFGESKRWPSEHYAKVAEAKIREGWQVWLFGSKNDHAVGEDIRARLIPGLREESANLSGGTSLAEAIDLLSCADAVVSNDSGLMHVAAALNRPLVAIYGSTSPGFTPPLAEHVEIVRLGLECSPCFDRTCRFGHYNCLRQLMPPAVNEALQRLHGSVVEVN; encoded by the coding sequence ATGAATATTCTGATCGTTGGGCCCAGTTGGGTCGGTGACATGGTGATGGCGCAGACACTGTTTCAGTGTCTCAAGCAGCGCCACCCGCAATGCGAAATCGACGTGCTGGCCCCGGAGTGGAGCCGGCCGATCCTTGAGCGCATGCCGCAAGTGCGTCAGGCCTTGAGCTTCCCGCTCGGCCATGGCGCCCTTGAGCTGGCGACCCGTCGGCGCATCGGCAAATCCCTGGCCGGTCAGTACGACCAGGCGATCCTGCTGCCCAACTCGCTGAAGTCGGCGCTGGTGCCGTTCTTCGCCGGCATTCCCAAGCGCACCGGCTGGCGCGGCGAGTTCCGCTATGGCCTGCTCAATGACGTGCGCAAGCTGGACAAAGAACGCTACCCGCTGATGATCGAGCGCTTCATGGCCCTGGCCTATGAGCCGGGTGCTGATCTGCCCACACCTTATCCGCGCCCGAGCCTGCAAATCGACCCGGTGACCCGCGAAGCGGCCCTGGCCAAATTCGGCCTGGCCCTCGACCGCCCGGTTCTGGCCCTGTGCCCCGGCGCCGAGTTTGGCGAGTCCAAACGCTGGCCGTCCGAGCACTACGCCAAAGTGGCTGAAGCGAAGATCCGCGAAGGCTGGCAGGTGTGGCTGTTCGGTTCGAAAAACGACCACGCCGTGGGTGAAGACATTCGTGCGCGGCTGATTCCCGGTCTGCGCGAAGAGTCGGCCAATCTCAGCGGTGGCACCTCTCTGGCCGAGGCCATTGATCTGTTGTCCTGCGCCGATGCGGTGGTCTCGAACGATTCAGGCCTGATGCACGTCGCTGCTGCGCTGAATCGTCCGCTGGTCGCAATTTACGGCTCCACTTCGCCGGGCTTCACGCCGCCCCTGGCTGAGCACGTCGAGATCGTGCGCCTGGGTCTGGAATGCAGCCCATGCTTTGATCGCACCTGCCGTTTCGGCCACTACAACTGCCTGCGCCAGCTGATGCCGCCGGCGGTGAACGAAGCCCTGCAGCGGTTGCACGGCTCAGTCGTCGAGGTCAATTAA